The DNA region CCACGGCCCGCGGGCCGACGGCGCGCGGGTGGAACTGCTGATCCTGCACTATACCGGCATGCCCACCGCCGCCCACGCGCTGGAGCGGCTGTGCGATCCGGCGGCCCAGGTCAGCGCCCATTACACGGTGGACGAGGACGGCACCATCTACGCCCATGTCCCGGAGGATCGCCGCGCCTGGCATGCCGGCCGGGCGAGCTGGCGTGGGCTGGAGGATGTCAACAGCCGCTCCATCGGCGTCGAGATCGTCAATCCCGGCCATGAGTTCGGCTACCGCCCCTTCCCATCCGTTCAGATGGCGGCGGTGGCGGAACTGTGCCGGGGGATCCTGGACCGTCATGCCATCGCACCCGCCGACGTGCTCGGCCACAGCGACGTGGCGCCGGCCCGCAAGGAGGATCCGGGCGAACTGTTCGACTGGTCCGGCCTGGCCGCCCAGGGGATCGGGCTGTGGCCCACGCCGTCCCATGAGGATGACGGCCCCGTCACCGGGGCGGAGGTCGCCGCCCTGCTGGGACGCTATGGGTACGACCCGGCCGAGCCGCGGGCGCTGCTGGCCTTCCAACGCCATTTCCATCCCGGCGGCCTGACCGGCAGCCCCGACGCGGAGACGGTGCGGCGGCTGCGCGCGCTGCTGCGGCAGACCGGGCACTGATCGACCTTGCTGATCGATCCTCTCAATTGCGGCATGTCCTGATTTGGGATTTGCCCCCGCGGCCGCTTGTCTATATGAACGACCGCGCCAGATGGCCGGATGGCCGCCTTCGGTTTCGGCCGGGGGAGGAAAGTCCGGGCTCCACGGAAACACGGTGCCGGCTAACGGCCGGCGGGGGCGACCCTAGGGACAGTGCCACAGAAAGCAAACCGCCGGCGTTTCGACGCAGGTAAGGGTGAAAGGGTGCGGTAAGAGCGCACCGCGGACCCGGCAACGGGGACGGCACGGTAAACCCCACCGGGAGCAAGACCGAATAGGAGCGGCCCGACCACCATCCCCGCAACGGGATGGGCGTGGGTCAAGCGCGTTTCCGCGCCGCCGCTCGGGTTGGTCGCGCGAGGCGTCCGGGCAACCGGCGTCCCAGACGAATGGCCATCGCCCGCCCTTCGGGGCGGGATACAGAACCCGGCTTACAGGCCATCTGGCGCTTTTCCCCTCTCCTTTGCCCATCTCATCCCAGATCGGTGGTCCGGTCGGGGCGCATGATCCCATGCCGCCCCATGGCGGCACTCCTTCGCGTCCGCTCCGCCCGATCGGATGGTCCATCCTGGGACAGCATGGGCGACCTTTCGTCTCACCCCACGGGCCGAACGCCACGATCCTCCGTCCATCGTCCGCGATCCGCCCGCGATCCCAGGGGC from Azospirillum sp. B510 includes:
- a CDS encoding N-acetylmuramoyl-L-alanine amidase, whose amino-acid sequence is MSRFRRIDLPSPNHGPRADGARVELLILHYTGMPTAAHALERLCDPAAQVSAHYTVDEDGTIYAHVPEDRRAWHAGRASWRGLEDVNSRSIGVEIVNPGHEFGYRPFPSVQMAAVAELCRGILDRHAIAPADVLGHSDVAPARKEDPGELFDWSGLAAQGIGLWPTPSHEDDGPVTGAEVAALLGRYGYDPAEPRALLAFQRHFHPGGLTGSPDAETVRRLRALLRQTGH